The following are encoded in a window of Rosa chinensis cultivar Old Blush chromosome 4, RchiOBHm-V2, whole genome shotgun sequence genomic DNA:
- the LOC112200327 gene encoding receptor-like protein kinase ANXUR1 yields the protein MISNTQILFCLILLSLCTIQVLSADSKSSNPYILNCGSSNGGTDSDGRKWSSDSQYISGNSTTARAQYQDPSLPSEIPYMSARIFSSSSSYKFSVSPKQRLWLRLHFYPSSYNSLDKSDSYFDVTANGFTLLNNFSASITAEALTQAYIVKEFSLIPVESGNLNITFTPSSSHKKSFAFVNGIEVIPMPDIFHSANLVGFDEQTVDVQSSTLQTMFRLNVGGQYVGPANDSAGLNRTWYDDSPYLFGAAFGVTSEAQKNVSIRYSNNVSESIAPVDVYSTARSMGPDPEVNSNYNLTWVFQVDANFTYVVRLHFCELQVTKVNQRVFDIYVNNQTAQPAADVIAWTGKIGVPLYKDYAAFVKDKAGDDELWVALHPSVSMKPEFYDAILNGLEVFKINDTSGNLAGPNPVPSQMLQDAEAAAAAENNPSPPAAGSKNKGLVIGGVTGGAAGVVVAAAVGFVVYQRKKRSHESGVGAWLPLYGTSTTLTSRKSGTNTGSTSHVSSLAAGLCRHFSLSEIKHGTKNFDESQVIGVGGFGKVYKGLIDGASTEVAIKRSNPSSEQGVNEFQTEIEMLSRLRHRHLVSLIGFCEEEGEMILVYDYMANGTLREHLYKCNKPPLSWKQRLEICIGAARGLHYLHTGARYTIIHRDVKTTNILLDENWVAKVSDFGLSKTGPNLHQTHVSTMVKGSFGYLDPEYFRRQQLTEKSDVYSFGVVLFEVLCARPALDATLPKEQVSLADWAMHCQKRGTLHEIIDPHLKGTSINPECLKKFAETAEKCLSDHGLYRPSMGDVLWNLEFALQLLEHPDGERVVAEVRANDAYAMHNATLAIEEKSTTASVPVDELTNSTVVFSQFVNQQGR from the coding sequence ATGATCTCCAACACCCAGATCTTATTTTGTCTGATCTTGTTATCTCTATGCACCATTCAAGTTCTTAGCGCAGACTCAAAGTCTTCCAATCCTTACATACTTAATTGTGGTTCTTCAAACGGTGGCACCGATTCCGATGGCCGGAAATGGTCATCGGATTCCCAGTATATTTCCGGGAATTCCACGACGGCGAGGGCCCAATACCAAGACCCTTCTCTTCCTTCCGAAATCCCATACATGTCTGCAAGAATCTTCAGCTCTTCATCCTCATACAAATTCTCTGTTTCACCAAAGCAACGTCTTTGGCTCAGACTCCATTTCTACCCTTCTTCCTATAACAGCCTTGACAAATCCGACTCGTATTTTGATGTGACCGCAAATGGGTTTACTCTCCTCAACAATTTCAGCGCCTCCATCACAGCCGAAGCTCTCACGCAGGCCTACATTGTCAAAGAATTCTCACTCATTCCTGTCGAGTCCGGGAATCTCAACATCACTTTCACCCCCTCTTCGTCACATaagaaatcatttgcttttgtGAACGGGATTGAGGTGATACCTATGCCGGATATATTCCACTCAGCCAATTTGGTCGGATTCGATGAACAAACGGTCGATGTACAAAGCTCGACTCTCCAGACCATGTTTCGGCTCAATGTGGGTGGGCAGTATGTTGGGCCAGCCAACGACTCCGCCGGGCTTAACCGGACATGGTATGATGATTCGCCTTACTTGTTTGGTGCAGCATTTGGGGTCACATCTGAGGCTCAGAAGAATGTCTCGATTAGATACTCTAATAATGTGTCAGAATCTATTGCACCTGTTGATGTTTACAGTACCGCTAGATCAATGGGACCTGACCCGGAGGTCAATTCGAATTAcaatctcacatgggtttttcaGGTGGATGCTAATTTCACTTATGTTGTGAGGTTACATTTCTGTGAGCTTCAGGTCACCAAGGTCAATCAGAGAGTGTTTGATATATATGTGAACAACCAAACGGCGCAGCCGGCTGCAGATGTGATCGCATGGACAGGGAAGATCGGGGTTCCTCTTTATAAAGATTACGCAGCTTTTGTGAAAGATAAAGCTGGAGATGACGAACTGTGGGTGGCATTGCACCCATCTGTGTCAATGAAGCCTGAGTTCTATGATGCAATACTTAATGGATTGGAGGTCTTTAAGATCAATGATACTAGTGGCAACTTGGCAGGCCCCAACCCTGTGCCGTCTCAGATGCTTCAAGATGCTGAGGCGGCCGCGGCTGCGGAGAATAATCCCTCCCCACCGGCAGCGGGATCAAAGAATAAGGGTTTGGTAATTGGTGGAGTCACTGGTGGGGCTGCTGGTGTTGTTGTAGCTGCCGCGGTTGGCTTTGTTGTGTACCAAAGGAAGAAGAGATCACATGAATCCGGGGTTGGGGCTTGGTTGCCGCTGTATGGTACGTCTACCACATTGACTTCTCGAAAGAGTGGTACTAATACCGGTAGTACTAGCCATGTTTCGAGTTTGGCTGCTGGTCTATGTAGGCATTTCTCATTATCCGAGATCAAACATGGTACCAAGAACTTTGATGAGTCTCAAGTTATTGGGGTTGGAGGGTTTGGGAAGGTTTACAAAGGGTTGATTGATGGAGCGTCGACGGAAGTGGCTATAAAGAGATCCAATCCATCTTCCGAACAAGGGGTTAATGAGTTCCAAACTGAAATCGAGATGCTTTCGAGGCTTAGGCACAGGCATTTGGTCTCCTTGATTGGtttttgtgaagaagaaggcGAGATGATTTTGGTTTATGATTACATGGCTAATGGGACTCTTAGGGAGCACCTCTACAAGTGCAACAAGCCTCCATTGTCGTGGAAGCAAAGGTTGGAAATTTGTATAGGAGCTGCGAGGGgactgcattatcttcatacaGGTGCAAGGTACACTATCATCCATAGAGATGTGAAAACAACAAACATTCTCTTGGATGAGAATTGGGTAGCTAAAGTCTCTGATTTCGGGCTATCCAAAACGGGGCCTAATCTTCACCAAACCCATGTTAGTACAATGGTGAAGGGTAGCTTCGGGTACTTGGACCCTGAATACTTCCGCAGGCAACAATTGACTGAAAAATCAGATGTTTACTCATTTGGGGTAGTTCTATTTGAAGTTTTGTGTGCAAGGCCAGCACTCGATGCTACATTGCCTAAGGAGCAAGTTAGTCTTGCAGATTGGGCTATGCACTGTCAAAAACGAGGAACTCTTCACGAAATCATCGATCCACATCTTAAGGGGACATCAATAAATCCCGAATGTCTTAAAAAATTCGCAGAGACAGCTGAGAAGTGTTTATCCGATCATGGACTATATCGTCCTTCAATGGGTGATGTCCTTTGGAACCTTGAGTTTGCTCTTCAATTGCTTGAACATCCAGACGGGGAAAGAGTTGTAGCTGAAGTCAGAGCAAATGATGCTTATGCTATGCACAATGCCACTCTGGCCATTGAAGAAAAGAGCACTACTGCAAGTGTGCCTGTTGATGAGTTGACCAATAGTACTGTTGTTTTTTCACAGTTTGTGAATCAACAAGGAAGATGA
- the LOC112197925 gene encoding major strawberry allergen Fra a 1.07, giving the protein MGVFTYETEFTSVIPPPRLYKAFVLDADNLIPKIAPQAVKSAEIVQGDGGVGTIKKIHLGEGSEYSYVKHQIDGLDKDNFVYNYSIIEGDAIGDKVEKISYEIKLLASPSGGSIIKSTSNYHCKGEVEIKEEHVKAGKEKAAGLFKIIENYLLGNPDAYN; this is encoded by the coding sequence ATGGGTGTGTTCACTTATGAAACCGAGTTCACCTCTGTCATCCCACCACCAAGACTGTACAAGGCCTTTGTCCTTGATGCTGATAACCTCATCCCCAAGATTGCCCCACAGGCTGTGAAGAGTGCTGAAATCGTTCAAGGTGATGGAGGTGTTGGAACCATCAAGAAGATCCACCTCGGTGAGGGAAGCGAATACAGCTATGTGAAGCATCAGATTGATGGACTTGACAAAGACAACTTTGTTTACAACTATAGCATTATTGAGGGGGATGCTATCGGAGACAAAGTTGAGAAAATCTCTTACGAGATTAAATTGCTGGCATCTCCAAGTGGAGGTTccatcatcaagagcaccagCAACTACCATTGCAAAGGTGAGGTTGAGATCAAGGAAGAGCATGTCAAGGCTGGAAAAGAAAAAGCTGCTGGTTTGTTCAAGATCATTGAAAACTACCTTTTGGGCAACCCTGATGCTTACAACTAA
- the LOC112195963 gene encoding major strawberry allergen Fra a 1.06: MGVFTYETEFTSVIPPARLFNAFILDADTLIPKIAPQAVKGAEIVEGDGGVGTIKKITFGEGSQFGCVTHKIDGIDKDNFVYSYSLIEGDALSDKIEKISYETKLVASSDGGSVIKSTSNYHTKGDVEIKEEHVKAGKEKASHLFKLVEEYLLANPNEYC; encoded by the coding sequence ATGGGTGTCTTCACTTATGAAACTGAGTTCACCTCCGTCATCCCACCAGCTAGATTATTCAACGCCTTTATCCTTGATGCCGACACTCTCATCCCAAAGATCGCTCCACAAGCAGTCAAGGGTGCTGAAATTgtagaaggagatggaggcgtAGGAACCATCAAGAAGATCACCTTCGGTGAAGGCAGCCAGTTCGGCTGTGTAACTCACAAGATTGATGGGATTGACAAAGATAACTTTGTCTACAGCTACAGTTTGATCGAAGGAGATGCCTTGTCCGACAAGATTGAGAAGATCTCTTACGAGACCAAATTGGTGGCTTCTTCCGATGGAGGATCCGTCATCAAGAGCACAAGCAACTACCACACCAAAGGTGATGTGGAGATCAAAGAAGAGCACGTTAAGGCTGGCAAAGAGAAGGCATCCCACCTCTTCAAGCTTGTTGAAGAGTACCTCCTGGCCAATCCTAATGAGTACTGTTAA
- the LOC112199493 gene encoding receptor-like protein kinase ANXUR1, with translation MISNTKILCILILLSLSLNTIHVLAGDSDKKDSDEKDKDSDSDQKDKDSGSDSKEDSDEKKDSDESELFLISCGSPEEVTDSEGRKWAPDSKFLACSDNASTAKADSIDPTIPSEEPYGSARIFNTTSSYNLSVTTKKRLWIRLHFYPFSNDCLNQTRAYFSVVANEFTLLNNFSAATTAEALTEAYVVKEFSLTPVTSGKLNITITPSQQPENAIAFLNGIEVIPMPDIFKTTPLVGFVDQTIEVQNSSVQTMYRLNVGGNFIPPTEDSEGGGNRTWHEDSGYLIGAPATKFGITGEANGNVTIKYPGDVPEYIAPLAVYNTGRSMGPSPNVNLNTNLTWHFDVDVNFTYVVRLHFCDFELEMANQRVFDIFLNNHTAQQGADVIGWAGSLAHGHGSSGQGIPVYKDYAIYVNDRNNGIEQVWVALHPNERTKPEYYDSLLNGLEVFKINDTCGNLGGQNPVPVRHCYSNEFLTKKGDDENSS, from the coding sequence ATGATCTCCAATACAAAGATCTTATGTATTCTGATTCTGTTATCTTTATCACTAAACACCATTCATGTTCTTGCCGGAGACTCAGACAAAAAAGATTCAGATGAAAAGGACAAGGACTCGGACTCGGACCAAAAAGATAAAGACTCGGGCTCGGACTCGAAAGAAGACTCCGACGAGAAAAAGGACTCAGACGAGTCTGAGTTGTTTTTAATATCTTGTGGCTCCCCAGAGGAGGTAACAGATTCCGAAGGCCGGAAATGGGCCCCCGACTCCAAGTTCTTAGCCTGTTCCGACAACGCATCGACGGCAAAGGCCGACTCAATTGACCCTACTATCCCCTCAGAAGAACCCTACGGGTCCGCACGAATCTTCAACACAACATCCTCTTACAACTTGTCAGTTACGACCAAGAAACGCCTCTGGATCAGACTCCACTTTTATCCATTCTCTAACGATTGTCTCAACCAAACCAGGGCCTATTTCTCCGTCGTCGCAAACGAGTTCACTCTCCTCAACAACTTCAGCGCCGCCACAACGGCCGAAGCTCTCACAGAGGCCTACGTTGTCAAAGAATTCTCACTCACTCCTGTCACATCCGGGAAACTCAATATTACAATCACACCATCTCAGCAACCAGAGAACGCAATCGCATTCCTCAATGGCATCGAGGTGATTCCGATGCCGGATATTTTCAAGACGACGCCCTTGGTCGGATTCGTCGACCAAACCATCGAGGTCCAGAACTCCTCTGTCCAAACCATGTATAGACTCAATGTCGGCGGAAATTTTATTCCGCCGACAGAGGACTCCGAAGGCGGAGGTAACCGGACGTGGCACGAGGACTCCGGTTACTTAATCGGTGCCCCCGCCACGAAATTCGGGATCACTGGCGAGGCAAATGGCAATGTCACCATTAAGTACCCTGGAGATGTCCCCGAATACATTGCACCACTAGCTGTTTACAATACCGGTAGATCAATGGGGCCGAGTCCGAACGTCAACCTCAACACAAATCTGACGTGGCATTTCGACGTCGATGTAAATTTCACATACGTCGTGAGATTGCATTTCTGCGACTTTGAGCTCGAAATGGCGAATCAGAGAGTGTTTGATATCTTTCTCAACAACCACACGGCGCAGCAAGGCGCCGATGTGATCGGGTGGGCCGGGTCCTTAGCACACGGACACGGCTCCTCGGGGCAAGGGATTCCTGTTTACAAGGACTACGCTATTTATGTGAATGATCGCAATAATGGAATTGAGCAGGTTTGGGTGGCGTTGCACCCAAATGAGAGAACGAAACCTGAATACTATGATTCGTTACTTAATGGTTTAGAGGTCTTCAAGATCAATGACACATGTGGGAATTTGGGAGGCCAAAATCCGGTGCCGGTAAGACATTGCTACAGCAACGAGTTTCTAACGAAGAAAGGTGACGACGAAAACTCAAGCTAG